One part of the Osmerus mordax isolate fOsmMor3 chromosome 18, fOsmMor3.pri, whole genome shotgun sequence genome encodes these proteins:
- the LOC136962602 gene encoding leucine-rich repeat and death domain-containing protein 1-like gives MKMFEELFFQNQNSSFSLDGKSLKEIPVDLILENVRVKCLSLSNNELKSLPEEIEGMSNVEFLSVQGNKLTSLPSVIQKLQLLRALDISNNQIAELPNEICELKNITHINASNNKLECLPPTFGDLTTLQVFNLDGNRINALPESFRSLKNITVLNLDRNKLSHFPHVVCQLSKLLMLNLSKNKILTLPKHISKLTKLKQLSMNANSLTCLPPQLFRLTNLEELNLCMNQLTSLPDEVEKMKGLKVLQLSYNKISSLTEKIGGCSKLRHLCVSGNLLRRLPESIGVLTQLHDLIANWNRLETLPRQICLLKNLSIFECSKNYLGHIPLEIRKCSMLTSVDLGGNQLRNFPMGLCSGLPLKFLDISQNLLSKLPANIGEIHTLQHLNLRENRFTGALPKPLYELHSLIHLDLSGNAIQTVPEGISGLENLQVLFLRGNRLDEFPLELHHLKSVQVLDLSDNLLGRISTELKGLRELRDLNLSNNQFFLFPAKVCDLKSLEKLKMCHKRGVKLTTLPKTLTKLRCLREFDFSDNIIQEIPDNIGELKNLTKLIGNNNHISCLPKCITALQNLQHLELKGNRLQYLPPYLSQLASLKHVELEGNPLTRPPKSICDQHQMVTIGQYMNSEIAWNEKILQKAFRFVASNLQRRDFNHFCVKLRIPPQDFNAQEDKQVPQKEKTMQALTKWRDLYNSEKETSFVGDQLVRTLVLAGLYTLSSQVQAIKIYAKAIRL, from the exons ATGAAAATGTTTGAAGAATTATTTTTTCAAAACCAAAATTCGTCTTTCTCTTTAGACGGTAAGAGTCTGAAAGAAATTCCAGTGGATTTAATTCTAGAAAATGTGAGAGTTAAATGTTTGTCTCTATCAAACAATGAACTGAAATCTCTGCCAGAGGAGATTGAGGGCATGAGCAATGTGGAATTTCTATCTGTTCAAGGAAACAAACTGACTTCATTACCTTCAGTTATTCAAAAACTGCAGCTTCTCAGAGCCCTCGACATCAGTAACAATCAAATAGCCGAGCTTCCGAATGAAATATGTGAATTGAAAAATATCACACATATTAATGCAAGCAACAACAAACTGGAATGTCTTCCACCCACTTTTGGAGATTTGACAACTTTACAAGTATTCAATCTGGACGGAAATCGCATTAACGCTTTACCTGAATCTTTTAGGTCCTTGAAGAACATCACTGTTTTGAATTTGGACAGAAACAAGCTCTCACATTTCCCCCATGTTGTATGCCAACTTTCCAAACTCCTCATGCTCAATCTCTCAAAAAACAAGATTTTGACTTTACCCAAGCACATATCCAAACTTACAAAACTAAAACAACTATCTATGAATGCCAACAGCCTGACCTGTTTGCCTCCACAACTGTTTCGTCTGACGAACCTAGAAGAGCTGAACTTGTGTATGAACCAGCTGACATCACTTCCAGATGAGGTGGAGAAAATGAAGGGACTGAAGGTCTTACAACTGAGTTACAACAAGATAAGCTCACTCACAGAGAAGATAGGCGGATGTTCAAAACTCAGGCATCTCTGTGTTTCAGGGAACCTATTAAGACGACTCCCTGAGAGCATTGGGGTTTTGACACAGCTGCATGACTTAATCGCTAATTGGAACCGTCTGGAAACACTTCCTCGACAAATTTGCTTGTTGAAAAACCTCTCCATCTTCGAATGCTCCAAGAATTACCTGGGTCACATCCCCCTGGAAATACGCAAATGCTCAATGTTGACCTCGGTGGATCTAGGTGGTAACCAGCTTCGCAACTTTCCAATGGGACTGTGCTCTGGACTTCCTCTGAAATTTCTTGACATCAGCCAAAACTTGTTGTCCAAGCTACCGGCTAACATCGGCGAAATCCACACATTGCAGCACCTCAATCTGAGAGAAAACCGTTTCACAGGCGCTTTGCCCAAACCTCTCTATGAACTACACAGCCTTATCCATTTGGACCTGAGTGGTAACGCCATACAGACCGTTCCAGAAGGCATTTCTGGCCTAGAAAACCTACAAGTGCTCTTTCTCCGGGGGAACAGGCTTGACGAGTTCCCTCTGGAGCTGCACCATCTGAAGAGTGTTCAGGTTCTGGACCTGTCAGACAATTTGTTAGGACGAATATCGACAGAGCTGAAAGGACTGAGAGAACTCAGGGACCTCAacctttcaaacaatcagttctTCCTCTTTCCTGCCAAAGTGTGCGATCTGAAGTCCCTTGAAAAGTTGAAAATGTGCCACAAAAGAGGAGTAAAG CTGACTACACTGCCTAAGACCCTAACGAAGCTGAGATGTTTGAGAGAGTTTGATTTCTCAGACAACATCATCCAGGAGATTCCTGACAACATTGGAGAACTGAAGAACCTCACCAAGCTGATTGGAAATAACAACCACATATCCTGCCTGCCCAAATGTATAACAGCTCTGCAAAACCTTCAGCATCTAGAGCTGAAAG ggaaccGTCTGCAGTACCTACCTCCCTATCTGAGCCAGCTGGCGTCTCTGAAACATGTAGAACTGGAGGGTAACCCACTCACCAGGCCACCCAAATCCATCTGTGACCAACACCAGATGGTTACCATAGGCCAGTACATGAACAGCGAAATCGCCTGGAATG AGAAAATCCTACAGAAGGCCTTCAGGTTTGTTGCAAGCAACCTGCAAAGAAGAGACTTCAACCACTTCTGTGTAAAACTAAGGATACCACCTCAGGATTTCAATGCTCAAGAAGATAAACA AGTGCCACAGAAAGAGAAAACGATGCAGGCCTTAACTAAATGGAGAGATCTCTACAACAGTGAGAAGGAAACATCCTTTGT